In the Triticum aestivum cultivar Chinese Spring unplaced genomic scaffold, IWGSC CS RefSeq v2.1 scaffold209325, whole genome shotgun sequence genome, one interval contains:
- the LOC123172248 gene encoding disease resistance protein RPM1-like has product MAEAALLLVTIKIGIAVGAETLHYARSVAKLSENMTLIRNDLQLIRAFIKETERRALTDGVTETWTGQVRRLAYDMEDIVDQFMYVVGKHHQKGSWWSYVKKIVKKPQYLFTLGEIATGLKKINRALTHLKQNRDWTQPIASKNIDGVTEFGKLSKFEIIALWGMGGIGKSTLVSNVFRTEASNFEFHAWVSVSQSYKLDDIWRRMLKEIYSKDKKEFDAEKMTCRELQDELKELLKIRQYLIILDDVWTAEDLRKIKEVLVDAKMGSRIILTTRSEEVASIAHDGCRIKVEPLEEEDAWRLFCRKAFPSTENHVCPLALQECGKSIVERCDGLPLALVAIGSLLSLKAQNVADWKLCDAQLISDLHKNENPSRVEKILNLSYKYLPDYLKSCFLYCTMFPEDHMIHRKRLIRLWVAQGFVEQIGNCSLEDVVEGYLTQLVQRSMLHVVERNSFNRIR; this is encoded by the exons ATGGCGGAGGCTGCTCTTCTTCTTGTCACAATAAAGATTGGAATAGCTGTCGGAGCAGAAACGCTTCACTATGCTAGGTCTGTTGCAAAACTCTCAGAGAACATGACACTGATAAGGAATGACCTGCAGCTTATTCGAGCATTTATCAAGGAGACTGAAAGGAGAGCTTTGACAGATGGAGTCACCGAAACATGGACAGGGCAAGTCCGAAGATTGGCGTATGACATGGAAGACATTGTGGATCAATTTATGTATGTTGTTGGCAAACACCATCAGAAAGGATCATGGTGGAGTTATGTGAAGAAAATCGTGAAGAAACCCCAGTATCTGTTTACACTAGGTGAAATTGCTACTGGCCTTAAGAAAATAAACCGAGCCCTTACACATCTTAAACAAAACAGAGATTGGACTCAACCAATAGCTAGT aaaaatattGATGGGGTCACTGAATTTGGAAAATTGTCCAAATTTGAAATCATTGCCTTGTGGGGTATGGGTGGTATTGGAAAAAGCACTCTTGTTAGTAATGTGTTCAGAACTGAAGCATCCAACTTTGAATTTCATGCATGGGTTTCTGTCTCCCAGTCCTATAAACTAGATGATATTTGGAGAAGAATGCTGAAAGAAATCTATTCTAAAGACAAGAAAGAATTTGATGCTGAGAAGATGACCTGTCGAGAGTTACAAGATGAATTGAAGGAACTCCTGAAGATAAGACAATACTTGATCATACTGGATGATGTCTGGACAGCTGAAGACTTACGAAAAATTAAAGAGGTTCTTGTCGATGCAAAAATGGGAAGCAGAATAATACTGACAACAAGATCTGAGGAAGTTGCTTCAATTGCTCATGATGGTTGCAGGATCAAAGTGGAGCCTCTTGAGGAGGAGGATGCATGGCGTCTGTTTTGCAGGAAGGCATTTCCAAGCACTGAAAATCACGTCTGCCCATTAGCATTACAAGAGTGTGGTAAATCGATAGTGGAGAGGTGTGATGGTTTACCATTAGCTCTTGTGGCCATAGGGAGCTTATTATCTCTTAAGGCGCAGAATGTTGCAGATTGGAAACTATGTGATGCGCAACTTATTTCCGATCTACACAAAAATGAGAACCCAAGTCGCGTGGAGAAAATTCTGAATCTAAGCTACAAATACTTGCCTGACTATTTGAAGAGTTGTTTCTTGTATTGTACCATGTTCCCAGAAGACCACATGATCCATAGAAAAAGACTGATCAGACTATGGGTCGCTCAAGGGTTTGTTGAACAAATTGGAAATTGCAGTTTAGAAGATGTTGTTGAAGGTTACCTGACACAGCTCGTTCAACGAAGCATGCTTCATGTGGTAGAGAGGAACAGTTTTAACAGGATCAGGTGA